One region of Seriola aureovittata isolate HTS-2021-v1 ecotype China chromosome 15, ASM2101889v1, whole genome shotgun sequence genomic DNA includes:
- the LOC130182400 gene encoding cilia- and flagella-associated protein 54-like isoform X2, whose protein sequence is MDLPASYYGIIDKRNPVISAFERDINSFMTLMRRVVSSRSQDNGSNAKGIKILVEIWRKYKHRLPSRLYQERMLQIADFLYGIKLYQLALWQGYTLHLLQFSTVKITDITDVDHFMACFFPEGFDTDKDAFALKIRAMQGSALCIFELEKRHSVLSQKGLCKLLRVLNFIRIMMQAFQQHEHLCWQIYNGSLHIYTICRYLMAMNCSAQALEYLLWASISFELSIPLMTAKYLPWIVTLYCAVCHCYYDNQAAVQAEEFTRRALGKINELAELEEQSEVPATRETQRAYKEASIKLGAMMFKRAVYETRRRTKPTFRVKAKSTLKDMPNVPWPRTATERTLMGLFDNSAAQFLGILEALWDSSRQPLQTRMPDEPELQEVILELLSAGISILSGVTTTSEQRYDDQPYMCLSTLTSTSTLMDSAIAGENKVPIMSAVRFIKLLFQYKEPDAFTELAKEMLQVLSGVEGQSFRKAEMELALLDSFNNLLCSQRSRPKDDNVIDGSKNRHMSSFSMSDEFICLVDTLHNTVCGCAPEVQPDRELVLEVFLFIWGKVKVVMQRDELQNPEFTHYLEKVDNYDKWLWCLSRLCEVAFASDLATVDCIMTTEMIYTMAILLESAAESSNQTQCPAPEADSDAVKPSPFSLLESSSTEMLQKVCELVRRGLKALAKGVDTQLTQDCSAITDSAFMQKFCPLPPSTPSLSEEGNEKDEISKKEKEEVETKADSDMKSSQDTQSTRVPLLATDLHLELDIIYHRASLKLLQLNAVAESELLDRIKKNKVSKALFLVQKALLVYNSMGPNKSSKTKSLLEEASILIEKAGVEERRLHISTTSKTPAENKDKGLKEEEENPPPPPILLSRTDHSLTFAPATYNLEGQVCWYQLCGRAAEGINQKVRLGDCSLPGTGNMVPAVSGECVLSVEGLVPNQKYVFAVATYNSQGKLLGNTIGATTFPLLASMPVPLLSTWAHLAQAAFQTEQYALAKRACRELWSHYTFPDPGSHSTQDRLATTRLHEQTVQSSSFHLCQLFLTSIFIETEINIQQGSLYCNSFSDNGPFIWEQEARLAECERMLVAMDLAMYLNDGMAAVQAVVSCYGLLAPLIFHQIQCNPVVQVLKKCLIVLEENSGLLKHKWTGNISESFMHMIACITYYLSKTLRALREHEMAFAVMDCGRRLLQEVYDAQRQIMRLANEAVGVRKSGKTHHAAVKGEISLQLKALYAKNKKRLTSEAALTADNEILRSLTGSEDPTILYELISSSTLKDAYQDVMKVRRKAYFTEYAAVLLQRTMEEGHHNLVLKWGQSIFEFLSRRDEMMGLSTKCLEGNGDRKRRNSVQTPKGNEQPQQNKNTPSHDDTRKKIKQKMPHSTLQRVKTNREMQVVENLITMMSSVVQRHKKQLQLRNMCCEERVWKSHLNYVMAQAHIALLYQGLDQIHGGALQHRYSQFNPLCFSLAYSGLLVRRNSQRQKSSKYEVVSERDSSHSGHRNYVVTDKDRLKKEDVRADDSVSEESCEEGENPSQSVEQQFETHRHTAAMLFDSLNKAALHLRKAMVLAHRGSHWTTLQCVCQTVWDQSCRIAFIVQSTVQFEPHSPMTAEQLHTTFTRLLVLATDLIMDMLNRLGLWSLYDSDMTEEELESSLHFSAPLDDSTQVDLRWVRTLVLHTLERLHDSGKWESLAHFALLFNSYTRERYALITTPLLIHAERRLLERISSFGGPAVPQPHHIKTQKATGKEVTYRSYAGCQLLSGWIPHHAQQPSIHKKAALTNSTHQHAVELKGAEIQRSISLVCVPLDVEDTLSCYQQALERRPHCLQVFQHSRSLLSLLLAYTQPCFAGQLRHCQSRGLSHSASLVDFSPIVMPTPNIQPCDLTEEDYSTQNALYSLPISTDHMPTVTAAYSNSIKYLQANNHDSLRVLMLHEMGNLHFYNGNTRAAHSFWSKAVDCALQSSGAVDKWDGVLYESGSLQQTLKQAGIWGCLQAAGLTAKIAQYILTSDIRQRTKYCLISAHLFKCVLCCSLAQPQVDLHYASHSIRDELLPGVDLFSEPHRVHLGTTVTSLNFLCHWLFTTGYYITLLPILALYLHFVGTVCRDVQRTVEGKILKIRALTELCLFTEAAKETVKLTQGIGVLLPYGHYIAKDDHQPVKTFYSNKSLLDNAEALEELMNCDFAPVVQTLYGSTLCLRLNLARVQLVLALSNTVHGPPVPDSVEGEASASITGCLVNSKHHEQDRSDTESSYLKMEEPKVLDLDTQNLTLERIKFLLLKGASSLLHSISQQLISQCFSKMENLELTIESNLLKANLCLQQGHTAISSEMAVSSLVLLQTSPVIMRGLPVSQKPVSELPHPSTGSEWGTKDPLHGDCPRAVEASERIGVFLWLRCRLALVHSLAAHIRGTAALSPGKNINEEAAKVLQEGLDECAVWGDLDIQALLMVEAAELEAQRGKRDDSMAMLQEAVSLLSGRTCIPPGSSVTLARATLLLSDLRRVQSTTLLKLTQKLLQKQLCIFGENVALDDGKLCFAPPGPSNIYLPYLSILDQTTLRIGQIQDLCAMEMPVSAQSL, encoded by the exons ATGGACTTACCGGCTTCATATTACGGCATAATTGATAAAAGAAACCCAGTCATTTCAGCTTTTGAACGGGACATTAACTCGTTTATGACACTGATGAGACGAGTCGTTTCTTCAAGAAGTCAAGACAACGGCTCTAATGCTAAAGG GATTAAAATCCTGGTGGAGATATGGAGAAAGTACAAACATCGACTGCCCTCAAGGTTGTACCAGGAGCGCATGTTGCAGATTGCAGATTTTCTCTATGGAATAAAG TTGTACCAATTGGCTCTTTGGCAGGGCTACACTCTCCACCTACTGCAATTCAGCACAGTGAAAATAACTGACATCACAGATGTGGACCACTTCATGGCCTGCTTCTTCCCTGAAGGTTTTGATACAGACAAAGATGCCTTTGCCTTGAAG atccGTGCAATGCAGGGCTCTGCCCTGTGTATATTTGAGCTGGAGAAAAGGCACAGCGTCCTCAGCCAGAAGGGACTCTGTAAACTGCTGCGTGTGCTGAACTTCATCAGGATAATGATGCAGGCTTTTCAGCAACATGAACACCTCTGCTGGCAAATATATAATG GTTCATTACATATCTACACCATCTGTCGTTATCTGATGGCCATGAATTGTAGTGCACAG GCACTGGAGTACCTTCTGTGGGCAAGCATCAGTTTTGAGCTCTCCATTCCACTGATGACTGCGAAGTATCTGCCATGGATTGTCACACTCTACTGTGCTGTCTGTCACTGTTACTATGACAACCAGGCTGCAGTGCAGGCGGAG GAATTTACCAGGAGAGCCCTCGGAAAAATCAATGAGCtagcagagctggaggagcagagtgaAGTTCCTGCCaccagagagactcagagagcTTATAAAGAGGCGTCTATCAAG ctgggTGCCATGATGTTCAAGCGGGCAGTGTATGAGACCAGAAGGAGAACCAAACCCACGTTCAGAGTCAAAGCCAAAAGCACCCTTAAAGACATGCCTAAT GTGCCATGGCCCCGTACTGCAACAGAGCGTACGCTAATGGGACTGTTTGACAACAGTGCAGCACAGTTCTTGGGCATCTTAGAAGCACTTTGGGACAGCAGCAGACAACCACTGCAAACGAGGATGCCAGATGAACCAGAGCTGCAAGAAGTGATCCTGGAACTCCTGTCTGCTGGCATCAGTATATTATCTG GAGTAACAACTACTAGTGAGCAAAGGTATGATGACCAACCATACATGTGTCTTAGTACACTGACATCGACATCCACTCTAATGGATTCAGCCATTGCAG GTGAAAACAAAGTACCCATCATGTCTGCAGTGAGGTTCattaagctgctatttcagtaCAAGGAGCCAGATGCATTCACTGAACTTGCCAAAGAGATGCTACAGGTTTTGTCT GGTGTGGAAGGTCAGTCATTCAGGAAGGCAGAAATGGAGCTTGCTTTACTCGACAGTTTCAACAATCTGCTGTGTTCCCAGAGGAGCCGTCCTAAAGATGACAACGTGATTGATGGTAGCAAAA acagacacatgtcTTCATTCTCAATGAGTGATGAGTTCATTTGCCTGGTAGACACCCTGCACAACACAGTTTGTGGCTGCGCTCCT gaGGTACAGCCAGACAGGGAACTGGTTTTggaagtttttttatttatctgggGTAAAGTGAAGGTGGTGATGCAAAGGGATGAGCTGCAAAACCCAGAGTTTACACACTACCTCGAGAAGGTTGATAATTACGATAAG TGGCTGTGGTGTCTATCTAGGCTGTGTGAGGTGGCCTTTGCCTCTGATCTGGCAACTGTGGACTGCATAATGACAACAGAGATGATCTACACAATGGCCATACTGCTAGAGAGTGCAGCTGAAAGCAGTAATCAAACACAATGTCCAG CTCCTGAAGCAGACAGTGATGCCGTGAAACCAAGCCCTTTCTCTCTTCTTGAG AGTTCAAGTACAGAGATGCTTCAGAAGGTGTGTGAGTTGGTGAGGAGAGGTCTTAAAGCATTGGCAAAGGGCGTAGATACACAGCTAACCCAAGATTGCTCAGCAATCACTGACTCTGCTTTTATGCAG AAATTTTGTCCCCTCCCTCCATCGACTCCTTCACTATCAGAAGAGGGAAATGAGAAAGATGAAATAAgtaagaaggaaaaagaagaagtggaAACTAAGGCTGATTCAGATATGAAAAGCTCTCAAGACACTCAGTCCACACGTGTGCCTCTGCTGGCCACAGACCTTCATCTAGAGCTAGACATCATCTACCACAGAGCTTCCCTCAAGTTACTGCAGCTTAACGCAG TTGCAGAGTCTGAACTGTTGGATCGGATCAAAAAGAACAAGGTGTCCAAAGCTCTTTTTCTGGTCCAGAAAGCCTTACTGGTGTACAACAGCATGGGACCAAATAAGAGCAGCAAAACCAAGAGTCTGCTAGAG GAGGCTTCCATCCTGATAGAGAAAGCAGGAGTAGAGGAGAGACGACTGCATATCTCCACCACTTCTAAGACACCTgctgaaaataaagacaaaggactgaaggaagaagaggaaaaccctccacctccccccaTCCTACTGTCACGCACTGACCATTCCTTAACTTTTGCTCCAGCAACGTATAATTTGGAGGGACAG gtGTGCTGGTACCAGCTTTGTGGCCGTGCAGCTGAGGGTATTAACCAGAAAGTCCGCCTTGGAGACTGCAGCCTGCCAGGAACTGGAAATATG GTACCAGCAGTATCTGGTGAGTGTGTACTGAGTGTGGAGGGGCTTGTTCCCAACCAGAAAtatgtgtttgctgttgcaACCTACAACAGCCAGGGAAAGCTACTTGGAAACACCATAGGGGCGACAACATTCCCACTGCTGGCATCCATGCCTGTACCACTGCTTTCCACATGGGCTCACTTGGCTCAG GCAGCATTTCAAACAGAACAGTATGCCTTAGCAAAGAGAGCCTGCAGGGAACTGTGGAGCCACTATACCTTCCCTGACCCTGGGTCCCACAGTACACAGGATAGACTTGCTACCACAAG GCTGCATGAACAGACCGTACAAAGCTCCTCTTTTCACCTGTGTCAGTTGTTCCTCACTTCCATCTTCATTGAGACAGAGATCAACATTCAGCAGGGATCGCTCTACTGTAACTCATTCAGTGACAATGGGCCATTTATCTGGGAACAG GAAGCCAGACTGGCAGAATGTGAGCGAATGCTGGTGGCTATGGACTTGGCAATGTACTTAAATGATGGCATGGCTGCCGTGCAAGCTGTAGTAAGCTGTTATGGCCTTTTGGCACCTCTAATCTTTCATCAGATCCAATGCAACCCTGTGGTACAG GTGCTAAAAAAATGCTTGATAGTTTTGGAGGAGAATTCAGGTCTTCTCAAACACAAATGGACTGGAAACATCTCAGAGTCATTTATGCACATGATAGCCTGCATCACCTACTACTTGTCAAAG ACATTACGTGCGCTGAGGGAGCATGAGATGGCTTTTGCAGTTATGGACTGTGGTCGCAGGCTGCTCCAGGAGGTCTACGATGCCCAGCGGCAAATTATGAGACTTGCCAATGAGGCTGTGGGTGTAAGGAAGAGtggaaaa ACACATCATGCTGCAGTCAAGGGTGAAATAAGTCTTCAGCTGAAGGCACTGTATGCGAAGAACAAGAAGAGACTCACATCCGAAGCAGCGCTAACCGCAGACAATG AGATTTTGCGCTCACTGACTGGCAGTGAGGATCCCACCATATTGTATGAGCTGATCTCCAGCAGCACATTAAAGGATGCCTATCAAGATG TGATGAAGGTTAGACGCAAGGCATATTTCACTGAGTATGCGGCAGTACTACTCCAGAGAACCATGGAAGAAGGTCACCACAACCTTGTATTAAAGTGGGGCCAAAGCATATTTGAATTCCTTTCCAG gcGTGACGAGATGATGGGACTGTCCACAAAATGTTTGGAGGGAAATGGtgatagaaaaagaagaaatagtGTTCAAACTCCGAAAGGAAATGAACAACCCCAG CAGAACAAGAACACACCTTCTCATGACgacacaagaaagaaaataaagcagaaaatgcCACACAGCACTCTTCAGAGAGTGAAAACTAACAg GGAGATGCAAGTTGTGGAGAACCTGATAACCATGATGTCGTCTGTGGTGCAACGCCACAAGAAGCAGCTTCAGCTGAGGAACATGTGCTGTGAGGAGAGAGTGTGGAAGTCACATCTTAACTACGTCATGGCTCAGGCACATATAGCACTGCTTTACCAGGGCCTGGACCAGATACATGGAGGAGCCCTGCAGCACAG GTACAGCCAGTTCAATcccttgtgtttctctctggccTATTCTGGTCTCCTGGTACGGAGGAACTCACAGCGACAGAAGTCTTCTAAATATGAGGTTGTCTCGGAGAGAGACTCCTCTCACTCTGGTCATAGGAATTACGTGGTTACAGACAAAGACAGGCTCAAAAAGGAGG acGTTAGAGCTGATGACTCTGTCTCAGAGGAGAGttgtgaggagggagagaaccCCTCACAATCTGTGGAACAGCAGTTtgagacacacaggcacactgcTGCCATGCTGTTCGACTCGCTTAACAAAGCTGCTTTACATCTCAGAAAAGCCATG gTGTTGGCCCATCGTGGCAGCCATTGGACcactctgcagtgtgtgtgtcagactgtgtGGGACCAAAGCTGCCGAATTGCTTTCATAGTACAATCAACTGTTCAGTTTGAACCTCACTCCCCCATGACAGCAGAACAGCTGCACACCACCTTCACTCGGCTCCTGGTGCTGGCTACTGACCTAATCATGGATATGCTGAACAGACTAGGG TTGTGGAGTTTGTATGACAGCGACATGACCGAGGAGGAACTGGAGTCCAGTCTTCACTTCTCGGCCCCTCTGGATGACAGCACCCAGGTGGACCTGCGCTGGGTTCGGACCTTGGTGTTGCACACTCTGGAGCGGCTCCATGATAGTGGCAAATGGGAAAGCCTGGCCCACTTTGCCTTACTTTTCAACTCATACACACG GGAACGTTATGCCTTGATTACAACTCCTTTACTCATCCATGCTGAGAGGAGGCTGCTTGAAAGGATTAGTAGTTTTGGAGGACCTGCAGTTCCACAGCCACACCATATCAAGACACAGAAGGCCACTGGCAAAGAG GTAACTTACAGGAGCTACGCAGGCTGCCAGCTGCTCAGTGGGTGGATCCCTCACCATGCACAGCAACCATCCATTCACAAAAAAGCAGCACTCACAAACTCCACTCATCAGCATGCAGTTGAGCTTAAAG GTGCAGAAATACAGCGCTCCATCTCCCTTGTGTGCGTTCCTCTGGATGTAGAAGACACACTGAGCTGTTACCAACAAGCCCTTGAGAGAAGACCACATTGTCTTCAAGTCTTCCAGCATAGTCGCTCAttactgtcactgttactgGCATACACACAGCCCT GCTTTGCAGGACAGTTGCGGCACTGTCAGAGCAGAGGTCTCAGCCATTCTGCAAGCCTGGTGGATTTCAGCCCCATAGTTATGCCCACTCCAAACATCCAACCATGCGACCTGACGGAGGAGGACTACAGTACTCAAAATGCTCTCTACAGCCTCCCTATCAGCACCGACCACATGCCGACTGTCACTGCTGCATACTCCAACTCCATTA AGTATCTCCAGGCCAACAATCATGACTCCCTCAGAGTTTTGATGCTGCATGAAATGGGAAACCTACATTTCTACAACGGTAACACAAG GGCTGCACACTCATTCTGGAGTAAAGCTGTAGATTGTGCCTTACAGAGCTCAGGTGCTGTAGATAAATGGGATGGTGTGTTGTATGAAAGTGGCTCCCTTCAACAAACCCTGAAACAGGCTGGCATTTGGGGATGTCTACAGGCTGCTGGGCTCACTGCTAAGATTGCACA GTATATTTTAACGTCTGATATCAGACAGCGGACTAAGTATTGTCTCATCTCTGCTCACCTGTTTAAG TGTGTGCTGTGCTGCTCCCTGGCTCAACCCCAAGTCGACCTCCATTACGCCTCCCACAGCATCAGAGATGAACTGCTCCCTGGAGTTGACCTTTTCTCTGAACCTCACAGGGTTCACCTTGGTACCACTGTAACCAGCCTTAATTTCCTCTGCCACTGGCTTTTCACCACAGGATACTACATCACG CTACTGCCCATTCTAGCTCTTTACCTACATTTTGTGGGGACTGTGTGCAGAGATGTGCAACGCACTGTTGAGGGCAAAATACTTAAG ATACGTGCCCTTACTGAACTCTGTCTGTTCACTGAAGCTGCAAAAGAGACAGTTAAGCTCACACAAGGAATAGGTGTCCTTCTGCCTTATGGACACTACATTGCCAAAGACGATCACCAA CCTGTCAAGACATTCTACAGCAACAAATCTCTCCTGGACAATGCTGAG GCTTTGGAAGAACTTATGAACTGTGACTTTGCTCCAGTGGTCCAAACGTTGTATGGATCCACATTGTGCCTCCGATTGAACCTGGCTCGCGTTCAACTAGTCCTGGCACTCAGTAACACCGTACATGGCCCTCCTGTGCCAG ATTCTGTTGAAGGAGAAGCTTCTGCCAGCATAACAGGTTGTTTGGTGAACTCAAAACACCATGAACAGGACAGATCAGATACTGAGAGCTCCTATCTAAAGATGGAAGAGCCAAAGGTGCTGGATCTTGATACACAGAATCTGACTCTAGAAAGGATTAAG TTCCTTTTGTTGAAAGGAGCGTCCTCCTTGTTGCACTCCATTTCACAGCAGCTCATATCTCAGTGCTTTAGCAAAATGGAGAACCTGGAACTGACAATAGAGTCAAATCTTCTAAAGGCCAACCTCTGCCTGCAGCAAGGACATACTGCAATTAG TTCAGAAATGGCAGTTTCATCCTTGGTGCTGCTGCAGACGTCACCTGTAATCATGAGAGGATTACCTGTCTCTCAGAAACCTGTGTCTGAGCTCCCACATCCCAGTACTGGAAGTGAATGG GGTACAAAAGACCCCCTACATGGAGACTGTCCCAGAGCAGTTGAGGCAAGTGAGAGAATTGGAGTTTTTCTGTGGCTGCGTTGCCGCCTGGCTCTGGTCCACAGCCTAGCTGCACACATCCGTGGCACCGCTGCCCTTTCTCCAG GTAAGAACATTAATGAAGAGGCAGCTAAGGTCTTACAGGAGGGCCTTGATGAATGTGCGGTATGGGGAGACCTTGATATTCAAGCCCTTTTGATGGTTGAAGCTGCAGAATTGGAAGCACAGAGAGGCAAGAGGGATGACAGCATGGCAATGCTACAG